From the genome of Methanofollis sp. UBA420:
ATATGCAACAGAATGGACGATGCGCACACGACTCCGCACCCATCATCATCGACACCAAGAAAAAACCCCCGTACAGGAAAGGGGGAATGAGGTCAGGAGGCGCTAAGCCGACTGTCCGGCACCATTTTTACCCCGAGACTTCCATAAACTCTGCCGGCACCGGCATGTCTGTCACCGGCTCTGTATAGTCCTCGAACCAGAGGGCCGACGGGTTCCGGCGGAACGCCATAAACTTCCCGATATTTGCCGGGTCTGCTGCCTGGTGGTACTTGAAGAAGGCACACCCCTCTGTCAGACCCGCGATCTCGATCTTCCCGGTCGCATGAGACATCACAAACCGTGCCCTCTTCGCGAGCCCCGAGACCCGCCCTTTGGCAGCCTCGAAGATCTGGTACCCCTCCTCCACCGGCACCTGGAACATCCCGTTCCCGAGAGTCGGGCGGCACTGGAAGACATAGTACGGTGGCACCCCGATGAACGAGAGTTTTCTGAACAGTTCTGCAAGGACATCCGGGTCGTCGTTCACCCCACGCAGGAGAGGCGTCTGGTTCACGACGATCGCCCCGGCCTTCTGGAGGAGGGCGAGCGCCTCCACCGCCTGCGGCGTCAGTTCCCGCGGGTGGTTGAACTGGGCCATGATATAGATCCGCTTCTCGTCGGTCGAGTACTTCCCGATCATCTCCAGCAGGGACGGGTCGTCGATGATACGATACGGGTTGAAGGCAGGCATCTTCGACCCGATCCTGATGATCCCGACATGGTCGATCGCCCGCACCGATCTGACGATCGGTTCGAGTTTCGACGTCGCCATGATCAGGGGATCGCCGCCTGTCAGAAGCACGTTCGTGATCTCGGGGTGGTCCCGGATATAGGCGACCTCCTCGGTCACGTCCCTCGTCACCTCCGCACCCCGGTCCATAAACAACCGTTTTCTGAAGCAGAAACGGCAGAAAGTCCCGCACACATCGGACACCAGGAGAAGAGACGTCTCCCTGTACTTGTGCTGAAGACCCGGAGCAACCGTGTAGTTCTTCTCCTGCGAAGGGTCGAGCACCCCCGTTTCCTCACATTC
Proteins encoded in this window:
- a CDS encoding KamA family radical SAM protein, whose protein sequence is MKPQYLTRVDQIDALSTDEKAALRKVEEKFAFRSNDYYLSLIDWDDPLDPIRRIAVPSPLECEETGVLDPSQEKNYTVAPGLQHKYRETSLLLVSDVCGTFCRFCFRKRLFMDRGAEVTRDVTEEVAYIRDHPEITNVLLTGGDPLIMATSKLEPIVRSVRAIDHVGIIRIGSKMPAFNPYRIIDDPSLLEMIGKYSTDEKRIYIMAQFNHPRELTPQAVEALALLQKAGAIVVNQTPLLRGVNDDPDVLAELFRKLSFIGVPPYYVFQCRPTLGNGMFQVPVEEGYQIFEAAKGRVSGLAKRARFVMSHATGKIEIAGLTEGCAFFKYHQAADPANIGKFMAFRRNPSALWFEDYTEPVTDMPVPAEFMEVSG